From a region of the Mucilaginibacter auburnensis genome:
- a CDS encoding MATE family efflux transporter, with protein sequence MGVSLYSSRVILHTLGVQDFGVYNLVGGVVVMFTFLNAPMTSATQRFINVEKASGFADRVNKIFNISLSVHVIISILILLLAETAGLWFLNYKLNIPPDRMSAANFVFQLSILTTVIDVMRVPFNAMIIAYERMSFYAFLGIFETVAKLVAIYLLVVFPGVDKLLLYSVLWMLINLITNIIYLFYCKKNFKEETSFKRYKDPAKLKELLSFSGWMLFGQLAVMGATQGLNMILNIFNGVVVNAALGIATQVNVAMYSFVSNFQVAFNPQIIQSYALKEYDRNKKLILATSKYSFFLMAILSAPVLFYTKSILTLWLGDGQPAYVDSFVQVIALCSFIDALAGPFWVSAQAIGSVKEYNITLTCINLLTLPLAYVLLKMGYSPVYVFAGKLAISIVLQLFRYYFINKYVKFDKKEFAGYLLRVIGIFSLLILLMVFGNKGNSSFLEMFIGAIIIELVLSAVILIIGLESSERILIKDFLNKKLKRS encoded by the coding sequence ATGGGTGTATCTTTATATTCATCGCGCGTTATATTGCATACGCTTGGAGTTCAGGATTTTGGCGTTTATAATCTTGTAGGTGGTGTTGTTGTTATGTTCACATTCTTAAACGCACCAATGACTTCAGCAACGCAACGTTTTATCAATGTTGAGAAGGCATCGGGATTTGCTGATAGGGTTAATAAAATTTTCAATATAAGTTTATCGGTACATGTTATAATTTCAATACTTATACTGCTGTTGGCTGAAACGGCCGGCTTATGGTTTCTAAATTACAAATTGAATATCCCGCCCGATAGAATGTCCGCTGCAAATTTTGTTTTCCAGTTGTCCATTTTAACAACGGTAATAGATGTGATGCGTGTGCCATTTAATGCAATGATAATTGCATACGAAAGAATGTCATTTTATGCTTTCCTGGGGATATTCGAAACCGTTGCCAAACTTGTAGCTATTTACTTGTTGGTTGTTTTTCCCGGGGTTGACAAATTGCTTTTATATAGCGTTTTGTGGATGCTGATCAATTTGATAACAAACATTATTTACCTGTTCTATTGTAAAAAGAACTTTAAAGAAGAAACATCTTTCAAACGCTACAAAGATCCAGCGAAGTTAAAAGAACTCTTGTCATTTTCGGGCTGGATGTTGTTTGGGCAACTTGCCGTGATGGGTGCTACACAAGGTCTTAACATGATCTTGAATATTTTTAATGGTGTTGTGGTAAATGCAGCCTTAGGCATTGCCACTCAGGTGAACGTAGCAATGTATTCGTTTGTGAGCAATTTTCAGGTAGCTTTTAATCCGCAAATTATACAGAGCTATGCTCTTAAAGAATATGACAGGAATAAGAAGCTGATATTGGCTACATCTAAATACTCGTTTTTTTTAATGGCTATTCTGTCCGCCCCCGTACTTTTTTATACAAAAAGCATTTTAACGCTTTGGCTTGGCGATGGGCAGCCTGCCTATGTTGACAGTTTTGTACAGGTTATTGCGCTGTGCTCATTTATTGATGCATTAGCAGGACCGTTTTGGGTATCTGCTCAGGCAATAGGTAGTGTAAAAGAATACAACATCACACTCACTTGTATCAATTTACTCACACTCCCTTTAGCATATGTGCTATTGAAAATGGGATACAGCCCTGTTTACGTTTTTGCGGGCAAGCTGGCAATTTCAATTGTGTTGCAATTATTCAGGTATTACTTTATAAATAAGTACGTCAAATTTGATAAAAAGGAATTTGCAGGGTACCTGCTAAGGGTAATTGGAATATTTTCTTTGTTGATATTGCTGATGGTTTTTGGAAACAAGGGCAATTCGTCGTTCCTGGAGATGTTTATAGGAGCAATAATAATTGAATTGGTGTTAAGTGCTGTTATTTTAATAATTGGTTTGGAGAGTAGCGAACGAATATTAATAAAAGACTTTTTAAATAAAAAATTAAAAAGGAGCTGA